The Paenibacillus yonginensis genome segment GCCGGGTCAGTATAGTCATCCGCAGGCACGTAGATAGCCTGAATCGACGTAACGGAACCTTTTTTCGTGGAAGTGATGCGCTCCTGCAATTGGCCCATTTCTGTCGCCAGTGTAGGCTGGTAACCTACCGCGGACGGCATGCGGCCGAGCAGGGCGGATACTTCCGAACCCGCTTGGGTAAAGCGGAAGATGTTATCGATAAAGAGAAGTACGTCACGGCCCTCTTGGTCACGGAAATATTCAGCCATCGTCAAACCTGTCAAAGCCACGCGAAGACGCGCACCCGGCGGTTCGTTCATTTGTCCGAATACCATCGCGGTTTTGCTGATAACGCCGGAATCCGACATTTCATGATACAGGTCATTACCTTCACGAGTACGTTCGCCAACACCCGCAAATACGGAGATACCGCCGTGTTCCTGCGCGATGTTATTGATCAGCTCCTGAATCGTAACAGTTTTACCTACGCCGGCACCGCCGAACAGACCGATTTTACCGCCCTTAGCGTAAGGAGCAAGCAAGTCTATAACTTTAATCCCGGTTTCCAGGATTTCAGATTGCGTAGAGAGCTCTTCGAAAGAAGGAGGCTCGCGGTGAATCGGATTTTTAGTTCCGCCTTCAGCCGGTCCTTTGTTATCGATGGTTTCGCCAAGTACGTTAAATACGCGGCCCAAAGTTATTTCGCCTACAGGTACAGAGATTGGAGCCCCAAGGTTGGTGGCTTCAACACCGCGAACCAGACCGTCTGTAGAAGACATGGCGATACAACGTACCAGATTGTCGCCCAGATGGTTGGAAACTTCCAGGGTCAAATCTTCTGGGCGGCCGGCAGCGGCATCACCCGGGATACTAATAGCGTTGAAAATTTCCGGAAGCTGACCGCGCTGAAATTCAACGTCGACAACCGGACCCATAATGCTGACAACGCGTCCTTTGTTCATCTTTTGTTTCCCTCCTCAAAGTTTGCGGAGAACTGCTTATGCTGCAATTCCGGCATCATGCACACGACAGCTCGGGAAAAATACAGCAATGGCTTGTTTTCCGCAAACTGTCATCATAGCCTTTAGATTTAAGACTGGGCGTTGGCGCCTGCGACAATTTCCGTAATTTCCTGGGTAATTGCAGCCTGGCGAGCCCGGTTGTAAGTCAATGTCAATTCGCCGATCATCTTCGATGCGTTCTTCGTTGCCGATCCCATTGCCGTCATCTTGGCGCCAAGCTCACTCGCTTTGCCCTCCAGAAGTGCTCCGTAAATGAGCGTTTCGGCATATTTGGGAAGCAGAACCTCGAGAACGCCTTCCGGTGAAGGCTCATATTCGTAGGAAGCTTTAAGTTCGCCGTTTGACGAGCCTTCCGCCCGTTCAAAAGGAAGCAAGCGGTCGATCGTTGGCACTTGGGTAAGCGGGTTGATGAAACGGTTGAAGCAAATGTAGATTTCATCAAACTGCTCATTCTCAAAACCTTGAACGGCTGCGCTTGTAATCTTCTTGATATCGGCAAATGAAGGGGTGTCGGACAATTCAACAACCGACTCCACTACCGGAAGGTTGCGGCGGTTGAAATAATCCCGTCCTTTGCGTCCTACCACGAACAAGCCGTATTCTTCTTTGGAGGCATGCTGCGACAACCGCTCCATCACTTTACGAAGCATGTTGGAGTTGTAGCCGCCGACAAGACCGCCGTCGGAAGTGATCACAATATAAGCCGTTCTTTTGATCGGGCGGGTTTCCAGCATGGGATGGCTGACACCGCTCGAACCGGCAGCAATGCTGGTTACTACTTCCTTGAGTTTCTCCTCATAAGGACGGGCAGCCTGTGCCTTCTCCTGAGCTCTTCTCAATTTCGCGGAAGCGACCATTTCCATCGCTTTGGTGATCTGACGGGTGTTCTGTACGCTCTTGATCTGACGTTTTATCTCGCGGATTCCTTTTGCCATGATTTCACCACCTTAAAGTTTTGGCTGAAAGCCAAAACTACTTCGTAAGCATAAGCCAAACTTTGGGTGAAACCCAAAGTTACTTCGAAAGCATTAACGTAGAAAGCATTAACGTAGTTTTTGGCTGAAAGCCAAAACTACTTCGTAAGCCTAGCCCGGGCATTGCCCAAGACATATAGGTCCGTATGCACACAAGCTTTGGCAATCGCCAAAGCCCGTGCATATTCATATATTAAGCCTTAACAGCAAAGCCCTTTTTGAATTTCTCGATAACTTCTTTCAGCGCGGTTTCATTCTCTGCTGTCAAATCTTTGGTATCGCGGATCGACTGCAGCACTTCACCATGCTGATTTTCTACGAAGGACAAGAATTCGGCTTCGAAACGACGGATATCGCCAACCGGAATTTCATCAAGATAACCTTTAACAGCTGTGTACAAGCTGATAACCTGTTTCTCGACGGGCAGCGGCTGGTTCACGCCTTGTTTCAGGATTTCCATCATTCTTGCACCGCGGTTAAGGCGGGCTTGAGTGGATTTATCCAGATCGGATCCGAATTGAGAGAACGCTTGAAGTTCACGGTATTGGGCCAAGTCCAGACGGAGTGTACCGGCAACCTTCTTCATCGCTTTGATCTGTGCGGAACCACCTACACGGGATACGGAAATACCTACGTTGATCGCCGGGCGTTGACCGGAATAGAACAGGTCGGACTCCAGGAAGATCTGACCGTCGGTGATCGAAATCACGTTGGTAGGGATATAAGCGGATACGTCGGAAGCCTGGGTT includes the following:
- the atpD gene encoding F0F1 ATP synthase subunit beta encodes the protein MNKGRVVSIMGPVVDVEFQRGQLPEIFNAISIPGDAAAGRPEDLTLEVSNHLGDNLVRCIAMSSTDGLVRGVEATNLGAPISVPVGEITLGRVFNVLGETIDNKGPAEGGTKNPIHREPPSFEELSTQSEILETGIKVIDLLAPYAKGGKIGLFGGAGVGKTVTIQELINNIAQEHGGISVFAGVGERTREGNDLYHEMSDSGVISKTAMVFGQMNEPPGARLRVALTGLTMAEYFRDQEGRDVLLFIDNIFRFTQAGSEVSALLGRMPSAVGYQPTLATEMGQLQERITSTKKGSVTSIQAIYVPADDYTDPAPATTFAHLDATTNLERKISEKGIFPAVDPLASSSRMLTPEIVGEEHYNVAQGVKQILARYKELQDIIAILGMDELSEDDKLVVARARKIERFLSQPFHVAEQFTGIKGKYVPVAETVRSFKEILDGKHDELPEAAFMYVGTIEEAVEKAKTL
- the atpG gene encoding ATP synthase F1 subunit gamma; this encodes MAKGIREIKRQIKSVQNTRQITKAMEMVASAKLRRAQEKAQAARPYEEKLKEVVTSIAAGSSGVSHPMLETRPIKRTAYIVITSDGGLVGGYNSNMLRKVMERLSQHASKEEYGLFVVGRKGRDYFNRRNLPVVESVVELSDTPSFADIKKITSAAVQGFENEQFDEIYICFNRFINPLTQVPTIDRLLPFERAEGSSNGELKASYEYEPSPEGVLEVLLPKYAETLIYGALLEGKASELGAKMTAMGSATKNASKMIGELTLTYNRARQAAITQEITEIVAGANAQS